CTTTACCCTCTATTAAAACTGGTTCAAACGCCTGGATTCCAAGCCTATGAAGTGTGGGAGCACGATTTAGGAAAACAGGATGCCCTTGTATAACTTCAGCAAGGATATCCCATATAACATTTTCACCTCGTTCTATTTTTCTTTTGGCTCCTTTTACATTTCCAGTAATACCCCTTTTAATAAGCTCATGAATTACAAAAGGCTTAAAAAGTTCTAAAGCCATTTCTTTTGGCAAACCACATTGATGGAGTTTAAGGGTAGGACCCACAACAATTACTGAGCGCCCAGAATAATCTACTCTTTTCCCCAACAAATTCTGCCTAAAACGTCCTTGCTTCCCCTCAATGATATCAGAAAGAGATCTAAGAGGTCTATCATGAGTTCCAGTTACAGGCTTTAATCTTCTTTCGTTATCAAAGAGTGCATCTACTGCTTCCTGGAGCATTCTTTTTTCGTTTCTAACAATAATCTCAGGAGCACCCATATCAAGTAGTTTTTTTAATCTGTTATTTCTATTAATAACTCTTCTATAAAGATCATTTAAGTCCGAAGTAGCAAATCTTCCACCATCCAACTGAACCATCGGCCTAAGATCAGGTGGAATAACAGGTATAGCTTCCAAAACCATCCAAGCAGGATTAGCGCCAGATTTTCTGAAAAACTCCAAAACCCTGAATCTCTTTATCATCTTGAGCCTTTTTGGGCTTTGAGAAGATGTTGAAGTCATCTCTTCTTTAATTTGATTACTCAGTTCTTCAACGTTAATAGACTCTAATGCCTCTTTAATGGCTTCAGCTCCCATTTTTGCTACAAAGTAGTTTTGGCCAAAACTATATGTATAATATTCGTATTCATCAGCAGTTAAAATCCTTCCTGCCTCAAGAAAAGTATCTTTAGGATCAACAACCTGATAATTACCGTCATTTAAATGCTCTACTTCAATTGCCGATCTGCCAAGTTGCTTTACCCAGTATTCGTATTCATCTTCAGAAAGTGTTTTAAACTTTTGTAATCCGCTATCTTTAGGGTCCAAAATTAAGTATCTCGAAAAATATATTACTTCTTCAACTTCTTTGTTTGAAAGGTCTAAAACAGAACCAATATAACTTGTAGTACCTTTAAAATACCAAATATGAGCAACAGGAGCTGCCAAGTCAATGTGTCCCATTCTTAATCTTCTTACCTTTGATGAAGTAACCTCAACTCCGCACCTATCACAAATTGTTCCTTTATATCTTGGTCTTTTATATTTGCCACAATAACATTCATAATCCTTAGTAGGCCCAAATATCTTTTCGCAAAATAGACCACCTCTTTCAGGTCTCAGCGTTCTATAATTAATAGTTTCAGGTTTTTTTACTTCTCCTTTTGACCATGATCTTATCTTTTCACTTGATGCAAGACCAATCTTTATGGCTACAAGTTTAGAAGAAGTTTTATCCTTAACTTGTTTGTTATTTTCACTAATTTCAACAAAGGGTTCCAAACTATTTCCTCCCTTTCAAAATTTGATATTTCAAGCTAAAGTTACTAGCTCCTCTTCTAGCCTTCGACATCCACAGACTTTAAAAGTGGCAATACGTTGTTGTCATCTTCATCTATATGTTCTAAATCAATTTGACTTCCATCTTGATGTATAAGGGTAATATCAAGTGCCAATCCCTGAAGCTCTCTAACCAATACTTTAAACGACTCAGGCAAACCAGGGGTTCCAAGATTTTTGCCTTTGATTATAGCTTCCATGGCTTTCGTCCTACCAGTAATGTCATCAGATTTTATAGTTAATATCTCTTGCAGCACGTTCGCAGCGCCGTATGCCTCTAAAGCCCAGACTTCCATTTCACCAAATCTCTGTCCACCAAATTGAGCTTTGCCTCCAAGTGGTTGTTGAGTAATTAAAGAATAAGGACCAGTTGACCTTGCGTGTATCTTATCGTCAACAAGGTGCACAAGTTTTAAGAGGTACATATAGCCTACTGTTACGGGAGACAAAAAGGGATCACCTGTTTTTCCGTCATATAGAGTAACTTTCCCATTTTTTCCAATAAATGGTTTTATTTCTCTTGCTTTTTCCAAATATTCTTCAACGAACCTTTCAGACGCTCTTTCACCAAACGATTCATCAAACGGCGTTGCTTCAAATTTATATTCTACGTTCTTATCCTTGCCAAAGTTATTAAGAACTCCAGCAGCAAGACCAAGAAGCACTTCAAAAATCTGTCCGACGTTCATTCTTGACGGAACACCCAAGGGATTCAAAACGACGTCTACGGGGGTTCCATCGGGCAAATACGGCATATCAGCTTCAGGCAAAATTTTAGATATTACCCCCTTGTTTCCATGTCTACCTGTCATTTTGTCTCCAACAGAAATCTTTCTTAATTGAGCTACCGTAACTCTTACTTTTGTTATTACTCCAGGTGGAAGATCGTCTCCGTTGTTTCTAGAAAAAACCTTTACATCAATAACCTTACCCTTTTCTCCATGGGGTAATTTGAGAGACGTGTCTCTCATATCCTTTAATTTATCGCCAAAAATTGCCCTTAATAGCCTTTCTTCAGATGGAGGTTCTACATCTCCTTTCGGAGTAAGCTTACCTACCAAATAATCCCCAGCTTCTACTTCAGTTCCAACTACAACAATGCCCTGCTCGTCAAGATGCCTTCTTGCTTCTTCTGAAACATTAGGAATCTCTCTTGTTATCTCTTCATCTCCTAATTTGGTTGATCTTGCTTCAACTTCATAACTTTCAATGTGTATGGACGTAAATACGTCCTCTCTTACAAGTCTATTGCTAATAAGTATCGCATCTTCAAAGTTGTAACCACCAAAAGGCATAAAAGCAACCAGGACGTTTCTACCCAGAGCCAATTCGCCACTATCAGTTGCACAACCAGATGTAAGAACTTGTCCCTTCTTGACTCTATCTCCTGCTCTTACTAGAGCCTTTTGGTTAAAACAAGTTGCATTATTAGTTCTAACAAATTTCATTAATTTATACTCTTTCGAAGTTCCATCATCAAAATCAATAATTATTTTTCCTCCCGCAGCGCTCCTAACAGTTCCATCCTTTTCAGCTACGTGAACCATACCTGAATCAATTGCAGCTACCATTTCCATGCCAGTACCAACCCATGGCGCCTCTTCTACAACAAGAGGTACTGCCTGACGCTGCATGTTGCAACCCATCAAAGCACGGTTTGCGTCGTTGTGCTCTACAAAAGGAATCAGAGATGAACTCAAGCTGAGCATTTGCTTCGGAGAAACACCAATATAGTCAATCTTATCAGGAGGAACTTGTTGAAATTCACCATTATATCTTGCTACTACAGTGTCTCCAACAATCTTCTTGTTTTCAACTTTCACGTCTGCAGATGCAATATAAACGTTTCTTTCTTTACTAGCTGTAAAACTTTCTATAATATCAGTTAGTTTGCCGTTTTTAACCTTCCTATAGGGAGTCTCCAAAAAACCGTAATCATTTACAACGGCATAAATAGTTGGTGAACTAATTAATCCAACATTTGGACCTTCAGGGGTTTCGATAGGACAAAATCTCCCATAGTAAGAAGGATGAATATCTCTGACCTCAAAGCCAGCTCTCTCTCTTGTTAATCCTCCAGGACCAAGAACAGAGATTCTTCTTTTATGAGTTAGCTCTGCAAGTGGATTGGTTTGATCCATGTACTGTGATAACTGACCGGTACAGAAAAATTCACGCAAAGCTACAGTAAGGGGGCCGCTATTTATAATATTACTAATCTTAAGTTTTGTGGTACCTTTATATAAAGACATTCTCTCATGAATTACATGCTCCATCCTATATAGGCCTTCTCTAAATTTTTGTCTTACAAGCTCTCCTACTAATCTAACTCTTCTGTTTTCTAAATGATCTATGTCGTCAAGAGTGCCATCACCATAATGGAGATTTACAAGATATTTAACAATTGCAAGCATGTCTTCTCTATGAAGGACAAGGCAATCGAGTGGAACAATACCGTTTAAGCCTAACTTTTCGTTTATTTTAAGACGACCAACTTCGCCTAGATCAAATCTCTTTTTATCAAAAAACCTATTATTGATGATGCCCTTAGCTGCCTCAGGATTTGGAGCTTCTCCTGGCCTAATTTTCTTATAAAATTCTTGAAGGGCTTCTTCTCTATTTTGAGTATTATCCTGCGCAAATGTTGCCTTTCTAAATTTGTCATCCACTAAAGCCTCTTCAATTCTTGATTGTTCAATCCCACAAGCCTTAAGAAAAGTAGATACTGGTAATTTTCTCGACTTTTCGATTCTAATCCAAACAGTACCATTTGAGGGAGCTTCAAAGTTTATCCAATTTCCTTTCACAGGTATTACTGTCCCAACAAATGTTTTTCTGTCCATAAGATCTTTGTCTTCTTTAAAATAAACGCCAGGAGATCTTGTAAGTTGGTTAACTATAACTCTTTCCGAGCCATTTACAATAAAAGTCGCTCGTTTCGTCATAATTGGTATTTCTCCCAACAAAACTTCAGACTCAACGACTTCTTGACTTTGCTTATCAAGCAATCTTAATTTAACCTTTATTTGAGCCTCATAAGTCTTATCCTTGATTCTAACTTCTTCTTCAGATAATTTTGGTTCTTCCAAACGATATGAAACAAAGGATAATTCAAACCTATCACCTGCATCTACAATCGGAAAATAAGAGCTCAACTCCTCTCCGATTCCCTGATAAAGAAACTTTTCGTAGGATTTTTTTTGCAGATCTAAAAGATTTGGTATAGGTGCCTCAATCTTCTGTTTTTCATCCAAACTCTCACCCATAAATCTAATACGGGGTTTAACCAACACATCTCTCATAAACACACCTCACAAGACAAGTTCTTGCATCACACGAAGAAAAAAGATAAAATATAACACAATAATCATCAAAAATAACATTTAAAAAGCAAACTCCAAAAAATAAAGAAAGGAATAAAGAAAATGATAAGTTGGCAACAAACCGGAATGATAATAGCAATTCTTTTGATCGTTCTTGGTCCTAGAAAGCTTCCAAAAGTTACAAAAGAAATTGGGAAAACGCTTGGAAGCATTAAAAAAGAAACCCAAGAGATCAAAGATCAAGTAGATATAACTAAAGAAATTAAATAAAGTAGAAACAATTTTAAACCAAAACATTATCTCGTCTAAAGAAAAAAACCAAAAAAATAAAAAATTTAAGCGATTCTTGAGGCTTTATGCATATCCCTCCTAAAAGATAAAGAGTGGTGGGCGAAGTAGGAATCGAACCTACGACCCCTTGCGTGTGAAGCAAGTGCTCTACCTCTGAGCTATCCGCCCAAAAAATGTGCAAAAATTTATCTTAACACAAATGTGTATATTTGTAAATACTAAAAAATTTCAAACCATTCGTCAGGATGAGGGTTCTCTATTGAAGCTATTAACAGCCACGCATTAGTCTTTTTGTTAGCTATAACCATTACAAACGGATGATCGAAATTCACGACATCCTTAATGTCTTTGTTAAATATTGTCTTATTTAACCCATATTCATCGACCTTCAAAAAATTATCAGAGATCTCGTTTGAAACAAAAGAAAAGTTTGCAACTTTAAACATTTTTTTAAAATCAGCATAGTTTTGATCAAAAGGATCTCCTACTCCTATCCCCTTAAATTCGGGTATAAAGGAGGTTTTGTATTCAAGATCCATTTTTGGAATTATAAGCATCAAAGGCCTTTTTTTAAATTGTGTAGACCAATTAAAATAATTTTCACCGTTCATGTTTCTATAGATATTCATAAGAGTTTTTGTTCCTTTTGGCAGAAAAAATACTGCTTCTAGATCTGGGTCTGCCAGTTCAACTTTGACTGCTTGAAAGATATCATTTTCATAATAATCGAAATTGCCTGTAGTTTTCATATACAAAGCTTTAGCAGTCTGACCATTTGAAAGATAAAAAGTCCCCTTTTTAGTAAGATTTTTTGGAAACTCATTTTTCCATGCAAGCTTTGCATAAGTAATATTTATCAAATACATCATTGTATCCTTGCTTACATCCTTTTTACTGACAATACTCGTAACTTGATGATTTGTACTTGTTTTGACCCAATCATTTATAGCAGAAGGTGTATATTTATCAGAAAAGTTTATATAGGTCAAATCAAATCCTGGATAAAAAGAATTAATTGTAGACATAAACTCTGGATTGAATGTAAATCCATTTTGAACCCAAAGAGATGACCTTGTAAAAATGAACATCTTTTTATCGTAGACATAAGGAGTTGAACTTACAGTATTTTTCCAAAAAGAATTAATTTCTGATTCGCGATAACCATTAAAACCTTGAACAAGATTTAGCTCATCAAAAGTAGAACCCACAGCACCATTAGAAAGAACACTTAGCGATTGTCCCAATCCTATTGGAGAAAAAATTACATTATTGTCGAATTCATGATTCCTTACTTCATTCATTAACTTGATCCCAAAATTTATATTCCCCTTAATTAACTGGCTATCATCTACCCCCTTAGCAAAAGCAGTACAGATAAAAATCAACATAAAAAACAATATATCCAGAAAAATTAAAAATCTTTTCAATAAGATCACCTCTCTAATAATAAGATAGCATAAATTTCAAAAATTTATAATTACTAATATTTCTTTGTCCCTTTAAAAACACCGTCAAACCAATATCCTTTTTCAACTCTCCCATCAGCATAATACATTGTTCCGAAGCCATGCCTTTTTGACTTACTCCATTCTCCTTCATATCTGTCACCATTTGCATGTTCTAAAATCCCTTTTCCCTCCCAAAAATCAGAATCCCATTCCCCGACGTAGTGATTTTTATTTGCTGCAAAAAATTCTCCATATCCGTGTCTCTTATCGAACTTCCACTCTCCGTCATAAATATCCCCTTTAGTTGTTACAAATCTACCTCTTCCATGTCTTTTACCATCTTTACACTCTCCCTCATACCTATCTCCGTTCGGCCAAGTCAAAACGCCGCTCCCCTTGAATTCTCCGTCTTCAAAAACTCCTTCATACTTCCTTCCATCTAAATTTTTCAAAACTATTGTGCTATAAAATTTTCCCTCCCTCCACTCTCCATCACATTCAAGACCATCAGACAATATTAATTTGCCTTTGCCAAAAAATTGATCATCTCTAAATTCTCCAACAAATCTGCTATTATTTGGCCACCAAAAAGTACCTTTCCCATGCATTAAGTTCTCTTTAATGTCTCCAAAATATTTTCTGCCATCAGGCCAAAAAATCACTTTTTCACCGACAAACCTACCATTTATATACTCAACCTCATATGTCTTCCCCTCAAAGTAAATAAAGCCTTTGCCCGCTATTTTATCATTGACAAATTGTCCCTCAAAAATTATGCCGCTTGAAAAAAACATTTTTCCTAAACCACATTTTTTCCCTTCTTTCCACTCTCCATCATATTTATCTCCATTTTTATAATAAAATTTACCCCTGCCATCATACAAGTCATTCTTCCACAAGCCTTCATATTTAGTTGAATTATGATAATACATTATTCCATAACCATTTTTCATTCCATCTTTAAAGTATCCTTCATACCTATCTCCATTAACTGAAGTAAAAATTCCCTGACCTTCCCACTTACTCTCTTTCCATTCTCCCTCATATTTATCGCCATTAGGCCAGATGTAAATTCCTCTTCCACAAAATTGATCGTCTTTGTATTCTCCCTCATATATACTACCATTAGGCCATTTAAAAACTCCTTTACCAAATTTTTTGCCACGTCTCCACGAACCCTCATATGTCCTTCCATCAGGCCAGATTTCTTTTCCCTGAATCAGTTCGTCATCCTTCCATTGCCCCTCTAGCCTAACACCAGACAATGGATTTGATTCTAAAAATGTAAAAACCCCATAACCATCCCTTACACCTTCTTTAAATTCTCCTTCATATATTCCTTCGCCTTCATAAAAAGCCTTTCCTTTGCCATGCTTTCTACCGTCCTTAAATTCTCCCTCATATTTGTTGCCGTTTGGTTCTATAAGGATCCCAAAACCATTTGGAACTAAGTTCAAAAGATCGCCCTTATATTTTGAACCATCTTCAAAATATTTCCACGGATCTACTTTTCTTGAGTCTTTAGCTTTTTCTTTCTTTTTATTAAACACTCTAGCAATCGGATCAAAAAAGCCCACATTTTACCTCCACCAAAAACTATCTTGAATTTATTCTAACTATAATTTCTTGTCAATTGCCTCCTTTAAATCCTTAAATGATGAATTTTCTGGATCTAAAGAAAGAGCAGCTTCAATGTCCTTCTTTGCATCTTTATATTTATTTAATTCATATTCATAATATGCCTTTTGAAAATAATAATACTTGTTTTGTGAAATAGATAAAGCAGTTTCAATATCATCCAGAGCCTTTTTTGGTTGTTTCAACGAATCTTCGATTTTTGCCCTCATTGCATAATAATCGCTCTGGTTAGGATCCAAAGATATTGCAAAATTTAAGGCTTCAAGTGAACCCTGAAAATTGCTTAAGTCATAAAGAATATTTCCTTTAAGAAAAAAAAGATCAGCTTTTTTGCTATCGATCTCCAATGCCTTGTTTACATCTAATAAAGCATTCTCATAATCCCCTTTTTCCAACTCAAGGCTTGATTTGAATTCAAGTATCTGCAGCGAATTCGGATATAACTTATAAGCACTATTGATAGTAGAGAGCGCGTCATCAATTTTGCCATTACTTTGTTCCAAAGAAGCTTTAAACAAAAAATATTCGCTTCTTGGTTCTAATTTAATTGCGTTGTCAACATCTTCTAAAGATTGATCATATTTTTTTTCTAAATAATAGTCGATCGCTCTACCAAAATAGAATTTAGGAACATGACTGTTTATCTCAATTGCCTTAGTGTAAAAGTTAATAGCTGTATCAATATTTCCTGTTTCCTCATTGATTTTTGCCAGGCCATAATAGCCCTCACTGTTATTAGGATTTAACAAGATAGCTTCATTAAAATCCTTAGATGCCTCAGTTAAGTCTGAGTCAACGTAAAAACATTTACCTCTCAATGTAAGAAATTTATCGCGTAATGGATTATTCTTATCCATTTGCAAAAGAGCTTTTGTAAGTTCAATTGAACAACCCAATGCATCACCTTTCTGCAACTTTTCTTCTGCTTGTTTGTACACATCATCAAGGCCAGCAGCATAACATGCTGTTACAATAAATATAAATATTATTAATGAAATTATCACGTATCTTTTTATTATCATCTTTAATTTATTTTATAACATTTGAATAACTTTAAGCTATTTTTCAATCAAATTAAACAAAACCTCTTCTCGCTTATACTTAAGATATTGGTATAATTAAAACAAAAATAAAGGAGGTAATATACATAATAAATTTTTTTGAAAGTCTAATAAAACCTGTAATTCTTTTTGTTTCGTTTACTCTCTTTGGCCTGATTACAGAAAAAGTTATATTAGCAAGAATACTGAATACAAAGCTTTCAAAAAACTACCTAATAAAAATTATTATAAGATCATTTAATTGGCTCTTTTCTTTATTTTTTATAATAATAGGACTACACCTTGCACTTTACAATTATCCCTTTACATACCAACATTCTTTCCTTTTAAACAAGATGTTTACTTCGTTAGAGATATTAATAGTCTTTTTGTTTTTGGCAAGAACCACTTCAAAAATTATAGTTCACTTTTTCTCCAAAAATGATAGCATCTTACCTGCTACAAGCATAATATCTAATGTAATATTTATTGCAGTTATATTTTTAGGAATTCTGGTAATGTTAGAAGGAATCGGAATTTCAGATGTGCCAATCTTAACAACTTTTGGAGTTGGCGGCCTAGCTGTTTCACTTGCCCTTCAAGACACCCTTTCCAATTTTTTTGCAGGAATTCATATTCTAGCCTCAAAAAAA
Above is a genomic segment from Thermodesulfobium narugense DSM 14796 containing:
- a CDS encoding MORN repeat-containing protein gives rise to the protein MGFFDPIARVFNKKKEKAKDSRKVDPWKYFEDGSKYKGDLLNLVPNGFGILIEPNGNKYEGEFKDGRKHGKGKAFYEGEGIYEGEFKEGVRDGYGVFTFLESNPLSGVRLEGQWKDDELIQGKEIWPDGRTYEGSWRRGKKFGKGVFKWPNGSIYEGEYKDDQFCGRGIYIWPNGDKYEGEWKESKWEGQGIFTSVNGDRYEGYFKDGMKNGYGIMYYHNSTKYEGLWKNDLYDGRGKFYYKNGDKYDGEWKEGKKCGLGKMFFSSGIIFEGQFVNDKIAGKGFIYFEGKTYEVEYINGRFVGEKVIFWPDGRKYFGDIKENLMHGKGTFWWPNNSRFVGEFRDDQFFGKGKLILSDGLECDGEWREGKFYSTIVLKNLDGRKYEGVFEDGEFKGSGVLTWPNGDRYEGECKDGKRHGRGRFVTTKGDIYDGEWKFDKRHGYGEFFAANKNHYVGEWDSDFWEGKGILEHANGDRYEGEWSKSKRHGFGTMYYADGRVEKGYWFDGVFKGTKKY
- the rpoB gene encoding DNA-directed RNA polymerase subunit beta, which gives rise to MRDVLVKPRIRFMGESLDEKQKIEAPIPNLLDLQKKSYEKFLYQGIGEELSSYFPIVDAGDRFELSFVSYRLEEPKLSEEEVRIKDKTYEAQIKVKLRLLDKQSQEVVESEVLLGEIPIMTKRATFIVNGSERVIVNQLTRSPGVYFKEDKDLMDRKTFVGTVIPVKGNWINFEAPSNGTVWIRIEKSRKLPVSTFLKACGIEQSRIEEALVDDKFRKATFAQDNTQNREEALQEFYKKIRPGEAPNPEAAKGIINNRFFDKKRFDLGEVGRLKINEKLGLNGIVPLDCLVLHREDMLAIVKYLVNLHYGDGTLDDIDHLENRRVRLVGELVRQKFREGLYRMEHVIHERMSLYKGTTKLKISNIINSGPLTVALREFFCTGQLSQYMDQTNPLAELTHKRRISVLGPGGLTRERAGFEVRDIHPSYYGRFCPIETPEGPNVGLISSPTIYAVVNDYGFLETPYRKVKNGKLTDIIESFTASKERNVYIASADVKVENKKIVGDTVVARYNGEFQQVPPDKIDYIGVSPKQMLSLSSSLIPFVEHNDANRALMGCNMQRQAVPLVVEEAPWVGTGMEMVAAIDSGMVHVAEKDGTVRSAAGGKIIIDFDDGTSKEYKLMKFVRTNNATCFNQKALVRAGDRVKKGQVLTSGCATDSGELALGRNVLVAFMPFGGYNFEDAILISNRLVREDVFTSIHIESYEVEARSTKLGDEEITREIPNVSEEARRHLDEQGIVVVGTEVEAGDYLVGKLTPKGDVEPPSEERLLRAIFGDKLKDMRDTSLKLPHGEKGKVIDVKVFSRNNGDDLPPGVITKVRVTVAQLRKISVGDKMTGRHGNKGVISKILPEADMPYLPDGTPVDVVLNPLGVPSRMNVGQIFEVLLGLAAGVLNNFGKDKNVEYKFEATPFDESFGERASERFVEEYLEKAREIKPFIGKNGKVTLYDGKTGDPFLSPVTVGYMYLLKLVHLVDDKIHARSTGPYSLITQQPLGGKAQFGGQRFGEMEVWALEAYGAANVLQEILTIKSDDITGRTKAMEAIIKGKNLGTPGLPESFKVLVRELQGLALDITLIHQDGSQIDLEHIDEDDNNVLPLLKSVDVEG
- a CDS encoding tetratricopeptide repeat protein → MIIKRYVIISLIIFIFIVTACYAAGLDDVYKQAEEKLQKGDALGCSIELTKALLQMDKNNPLRDKFLTLRGKCFYVDSDLTEASKDFNEAILLNPNNSEGYYGLAKINEETGNIDTAINFYTKAIEINSHVPKFYFGRAIDYYLEKKYDQSLEDVDNAIKLEPRSEYFLFKASLEQSNGKIDDALSTINSAYKLYPNSLQILEFKSSLELEKGDYENALLDVNKALEIDSKKADLFFLKGNILYDLSNFQGSLEALNFAISLDPNQSDYYAMRAKIEDSLKQPKKALDDIETALSISQNKYYYFQKAYYEYELNKYKDAKKDIEAALSLDPENSSFKDLKEAIDKKL
- a CDS encoding Sec-independent protein translocase subunit TatA/TatB, giving the protein MISWQQTGMIIAILLIVLGPRKLPKVTKEIGKTLGSIKKETQEIKDQVDITKEIK
- a CDS encoding serpin family protein, whose translation is MKRFLIFLDILFFMLIFICTAFAKGVDDSQLIKGNINFGIKLMNEVRNHEFDNNVIFSPIGLGQSLSVLSNGAVGSTFDELNLVQGFNGYRESEINSFWKNTVSSTPYVYDKKMFIFTRSSLWVQNGFTFNPEFMSTINSFYPGFDLTYINFSDKYTPSAINDWVKTSTNHQVTSIVSKKDVSKDTMMYLINITYAKLAWKNEFPKNLTKKGTFYLSNGQTAKALYMKTTGNFDYYENDIFQAVKVELADPDLEAVFFLPKGTKTLMNIYRNMNGENYFNWSTQFKKRPLMLIIPKMDLEYKTSFIPEFKGIGVGDPFDQNYADFKKMFKVANFSFVSNEISDNFLKVDEYGLNKTIFNKDIKDVVNFDHPFVMVIANKKTNAWLLIASIENPHPDEWFEIF